The nucleotide window CTTGTGCTCAACTGTTAGCAAGTCAAAATATGGTAAGTCACTCCTTGGCTTGAACTAGACACCACTAACTATAATATTCACCTCAAATAATGGTGCTTCAAGATATCATGCAGATAAATTCCTTCTTATTTAAATATGATCAATTGAAATAACAATGTGAATCATTTTCTCGCACTGCTTTATTTATGAATGCAATGATCCATAGGCTAGTACACTAACAGAGGAGCGTGATTGTGGAATACAAAGGTGTGTTTGGGATGTTTGACGAGGAGGGAAACTGAGAGGTAAGACTattcaattgtggcacccattgcactcctgaccatccctggaagaagggatcctaTGCGTTTCcgctcaagatttcttccttgctcatttcaagggagttttttcttgccaatgtgggggcttgggtaaaggggggtgccGTGAATATTTGGCCtgctaagccctttgagactgtaatggtgattaagggctatacaaataaaattgaattgaattgagactGATGAGTTTAATTGGAGTCAACCTAACCAAGAGAGAGCTAGGCCAAAGACATTGACTAAAAAAGTAAATATACTACACTTGAGAAAAACAAAGGTCTACCAAGTTAAAGCCTCAGCAGTGACCAATATATTCGATATTACAGGTCTAAGCTGATAAAGATGGAGATTGAACCGACTATGAGTATACGTTGCTAATAAATCATTACATTTTTAGTTGCCAAGAAAAGAGAATTGGTTTATTTGTGGGAAAAaggatttgttttttatttggaaTAACACATCCTTCTCATTTGTGGTGAGGTcaattttttgttgttgttctcgTGTTGTGtataatatttatgtttttatgttttaattgtaaACAATTATGAATGGAGCAATTCATATCAATTTAAAGTGACTTTAAGATTTAGTAATATGCATGTACAAATGAATATGGAGTAGGCCCTACATGCTGAAAGCCACAAATTGCAACAATGCATTCAATTTATGATTGGCGGGCAGGAGTCAAATTCTGTGTTTAGTTCATTTGTAGTAACCCCAGGGGGCGTGCTTGCTATTTATAGAGGAGTTTTAATGGACAACAAAGATCGGTGCTGTTGCTTGGGCAGAGCTAACTAGGCTACATGTCCAGCGACTTCAGCTGCGAAAATACCTCTGTGCATGTAtaacaaagcaaacaaaaaaaagaggggaACAACAGACCAGAACTAGTGTTGATTGATATAAGAGATGGAGATAAGTGAAGAAATGTCACAGTTGAGTTTTGACAACACTGTAGCTGTTGGCATTGGCTGCTGTTCAATGGAGTGAGTGCGGTGGCAACCTCAGCAAGTGGGAGGGGCCACATTAAGATGATAGCAACCGACAGAggcgcaaatctaaaattgTCACTTAAGGTCATTGTTCTCATTATGTCAAATTCTTCAAGTTATTATTAAGTGATCAAAGGGGCTTGGTTATATACAGATTATTTTAACTTGCAGTTTCCATGTCACGTTTTATCTGAAACTACTTTAATATTTTAATCAAAGGCATAATAttattataggcctactattcaAACTTTAATTATATTAACACTGTattaggtaaaaaaaaaatgcaatacaTCTATTCAATGCAATACAtctattaaaaaatgtatttttctgttgCATGTATTCTTTCAGATTTTTTTGCCGTGATGACTGGAGATTCCTTTTTTGCCATGATGAGTGGAGATTCCTTAAAAATGTGTCGACCTTAGAAACTGAAAAAAACTAACATCAAATTGTCTTATGAATAGTTGGGTTGTAATAACATCTGACTAGATCAACCAGCTATTATCTGTAACCAGCTATCTGTAATAGGTATTTTTCCTTAAATTTTCTTATTTGTATGTTTCCAATAATTAACATTTTTGCCAGCACATTCACTGTTTAACAGTTGGACAAATATAGACCAAGGAATGTTTATTAAATAAAGGACTATCACTTGAGAAGTAATGTCCTGAAAGACAGCTTGAACGACATCACAGGGTTAACTTTAACAGCCCTGCCACCCGGATGCAGTTACGCACAAAGCATCTGGTGTGCAGAGCCATTAAATCCCATTTCATCCCTGCAAAGCCTGACAGACAGCTGAGGAAGCCAACTGTATCCATCCTCTAGAAAGCATTGGACCAATGGGGCGCCACTAGGGGCGTGAGCTGGAAGCGCTCATCTGTGTTTTGCAGCATCCATGGAGCTGTCATTTGAAACACAAGAAAGGATCCCAGATCTTAGCAAAGGCACCCCAATAAACGAAGAGTGAGCCAGAGCTAGGCTTTCTGGATTAGAGGAGAAGAAAATTGTGGTGTTTTTCCAAGTAAACAGCCTATGTTGAGtggcgtatatatatattttttcctacTGGGAGAAAGGACAGAGAAAACCACAGGAAGAGGGGGAAGAATTCCCtcttcaaatgaaaaaaattcCCTCTCTTTTGTAGGCTCCTCCTCAAGCTGTTCCCATTGTGCGTAAAGGTATGTATACCTCACTAATCTGATAGGACTCACATGAAAGCAGGGTCACATCAGTAGGATTAGAAGCCCTGTAGCTCACTCaagtctgctgtgtgtgtggctttgtgtttagcaacacaacacagtgaAGTGGGACCATAAAAACGATTCCCATAATGATGACTGTCTTTAGGGTTGTGTCCATGTTCTGTGCACAATCTTTTATCGGGGCTTTTTTTAATGGGACAGTGGTAATGAGTGGGTAAATACCCCcgggttctgattggttgtttgCTCAAGTCGCACATGTTCCTCATTAAAAGTGCAGGCGAGCTGTAAGCTCAGAGGTAGGCAGGGCGGATCATGTGTCCTGTGACACTACAAAGGGCTTTGATAACAGGATATGTAGAAATTATACATGAAGAAAGATTCACTTATACAATTTACCCTACTGGAAATATTCCTTAAAGACAATACCTCTTAACAGGCACACCTATACCTATTCCATTTTGAATGGCCAATGTTTTATATTTCTACAAGTGTTGTTTCAGTGCATGTTTCAGTGGTTAGATGGCCGGGTCGTCGAGTTGAACGTTTGAAAACGGATTCACAGTTTGGATGGCTGGGTGGCATCCATTTCTTAACGTCGGTTCAGCCTTCAGCAACTGTTACCCACATCCTGCCCACAACATACCACATAACTGCTGGCATATTCAGTTTGGGGTATCAGTGGGATGAAATTAGGGGTGGGCTACCGTAACAAAAAACACTGTTGTGTGGGCAAATCCTCTACAAATAATTGCCACATTCTTACTTGTACAAATGGATGTTGCGCTCTCATTAGTATCGGGGGCTTATGGAGATACACTGTGTTTTGTGACCCCTGCTTTGAATCGCCTACTTGACAGAGAGTATGTGACTCCAGTATGGTATCTTTTCCTCCAGGGATTACTCCAATCCAAAGACTCCTCCATGCTCCAGGGACCCCCGGCAgcgtaagggggggggggggcctgtgtcTGCAATGACCCACACTGGAGACTGAGAGCTCCCGGAGCGTCTGCATACAGCGTTACTGAACATCGCTTTATCGTCTAACagcggaggtgagggggggggggggcgtggggcggggggcggcggggggggggggggggggggggggggggggcgatggctTCGGCGACCACCAAGGCAACCGCCGGTTTTCTCTCCACGCACGCCACGTCTTCCGCAAACCCGTCTGTCCTCGCGACCACGCACGACCAGGGCGACGTCACCTCCAGGACAACCTCGATGACCATGGTGTCCCTTTCGACCAATGAGACGACGGCCCTCAACGCCACGGGGCTCCCGGGGCCGCTGGTGGAGGGCGCCGGGATGGGGATGGTGCTGCTGCCCTTCGGAATCATCACTGTGATCGCGCTGGCGGTGGTCGTCGTAAGGAGCCGACCCTGCTCGAGTTGAATGGGTTGTTGTCTCagttagggctgctcgattatggaagaAATCATAACCACGATTATTTCGGTCAATATTGAAATTACgattattcaaatgattatttttgagtttgaagacatgatgcatttattcagcattttttGTCcgaaaaacactttgtaactgagcaCCTTGAAATCGCCCCTTAAAAAAAGATCTTAtttaattgcacagccctaatCTTAGTTGTGTAAGGTATCGGCTTTAAGGACActggggagatggggaggataTCTGGTTATGCCCAGTCCTTCTTCTTAGTATGGCGCCTAATCCCAGTCTCCCAGGGCTGCACAGGCCCATATGATTGGGCACCCAACGAACCCTGAGCCAATTTAGTAATCACTGCAACATTTGAagcagaaaaaacacaaaaatggtTGTTTAAAGTAAATCCAAAAGACTTCCCATCAAATAATTCACAGACAATTTTCTTTTTATCTGCACTGCTCTCAGATGCTGTACATTCGGAAGCGGAAGCGGTGAGTCCACCTGGCCTTGACGCTACATTCCCTGTGTATTCCTCAATGACAAGCAGAAGGGTCCGTGTTTACAGTgtcctgtgttctctgtgtgacAGGCTGGAGAAGCTGAGGCACCAGCTCATGCCCATGTATAACTTTGACCCAGCCGAGGAGCAGGACGACCTGCTGGAGCAGGAGCTACTGGACCAGGGCCGTGACGGAGGCCTGGGCCCCAACAGCAAGGTGAGGACTAACCCAGCCAGAGCCACGCACGGTGTGGGGTTACCAATACATTGGAGTGCCACACTGTGTGAATACAGAGTGCTCACAACGGATTGTATTTCTGTCTTGATGGAAACATAAGGTGTCCCTGAATAGAGGATTATTATAAAAAGTCGAAGACAGTGCTTTGAGTAAGGTTGGGCTAACTAAG belongs to Gadus morhua chromosome 13, gadMor3.0, whole genome shotgun sequence and includes:
- the c13h3orf18 gene encoding uncharacterized protein C3orf18 homolog, whose product is MASATTKATAGFLSTHATSSANPSVLATTHDQGDVTSRTTSMTMVSLSTNETTALNATGLPGPLVEGAGMGMVLLPFGIITVIALAVVVMLYIRKRKRLEKLRHQLMPMYNFDPAEEQDDLLEQELLDQGRDGGLGPNSKTLTTSHGSSQRPSRLVFTDVANALNA